A genomic stretch from Narcine bancroftii isolate sNarBan1 chromosome 9, sNarBan1.hap1, whole genome shotgun sequence includes:
- the LOC138742429 gene encoding UDP-GalNAc:beta-1,3-N-acetylgalactosaminyltransferase 1-like isoform X1 has product MNTKLISKWKKVLFLFLCGVVCLLIFLKSDSTENFNWQFFYEQNPIYERNSNFTLTPHLKCESEDYFLVLLVATRPNEVETRRAIRSTWGHKRMWLGKRVVSLFLIGKDGEHQSHGKLSMEEEYAQYGDIISQDFIESYNNLTLKTIMAFQWIAEFCPKAEYMMKVDSDVFVNVKNLVIFLLKINKNISSDFFTGYPFINTKPHRGFVTKAYISKTDYPFSMYPPYCSGLGYVLSGDLALKIYKLMSHVKPFRFEDAYVGVCLKILGVNIHIPEKELFFVQKLQFDKCLFSRLIAVHDVTPQQLNSYWKDLKSLEINTC; this is encoded by the coding sequence ATGAACACGAAACTGATTTCCAAGTGGAAGAAAGTTCTATTCCTCTTCCTGTGTGGTGTTGTTTGcttgttaatatttttaaaatctgattcAACTGAAAACTTCAATTGGCAGTTCTTCTATGAGCAAAATCCAATCTATGAGAGGAACTCTAATTTTACTTTGACTCCACATTTGAAATGTGAAAGTGAAGATTATTTTCTAGTTCTGTTAGTTGCAACAAGACCAAATGAAGTTGAGACACGGCGAGCAATCAGGTCAACATGGGGACATAAGCGGATGTGGTTGGGCAAGAGAGTCGTGTCTCTGTTTTTGATCGGAAAAGATGGTGAACATCAAAGTCATGGGAAGCTATCAATGGAGGAAGAATATGCTCAGTATGGGGACATAATTAGCCAGGACTTTATAGAATCTTACAATAACTTGACCTTGAAGACAATAATGGCGTTTCAGTGGATTGCAGAATTTTGTCCCAAGGCTGAATACATGATGAAAGTAGATTCAGACGTATTTGTAAATGTGAAGAATTTAGTTATTTTTTTGctgaaaattaacaaaaatatttccAGTGACTTTTTCACAGGATATCCTTTCATTAACACCAAACCACACAGAGGTTTTGTTACAAAGGCATacatttcaaaaactgattatcctTTCAGTATGTATCCTCCATATTGTAGTGGCCTTGGTTATGTTTTATCTGGAGATTTGGCTTTAAAGATCTATAAGTTGATGAGCCATGTTAAACCATTTAGATTTGAGGATGCATATGTTGGAGTTTGTTTGAAGATATTGGGTGTAAATATACATATTCCAGAAAAAGAATTGTTCTTTGTACAAAAACTGCAGTTTGACAAGTGTCTATTCAGTAGGTTAATTGCAGTACACGATGTCACTCCACAGCAGTTGAATAGTTATTGGAAGGATCTCAAAAGTTTGGAGATTAATACTTGTTGA